The following proteins come from a genomic window of Microbacterium lemovicicum:
- a CDS encoding ABC transporter permease, translating into MKTVLARFVSSRIFWPIVMLAVLFAINVVAFPGFFSISFRDGNLYGSLIDILRNGAPTLIVAIGMTVVIATRGIDLSVGAVAAISGAVACSILLGSPNPGDPATVIVAILVALVIGVGCGLWNGLLVAVIGIQPIIATLILMTAGRGIAMLLTEGQILTVTSPPFKVLGTGFWFGVPVAIFIAAFIFIIAALMTRRTALGLLIESVGINPEASRQAGVRARGVLFAVYIFTAVCAAVAGLILTANTMAADANNTGLFIELDAILAVVIGGTSLAGGRYSLAGTLVGALVIQTLVTTVYTVGISPVATMVFKAAVVIIVCLLQSPTTNQAFAGFRRRLALRSGKGVAAA; encoded by the coding sequence ATGAAGACCGTCCTCGCCCGCTTCGTCTCGAGCCGGATCTTCTGGCCGATCGTGATGCTCGCCGTGCTGTTCGCCATCAACGTGGTGGCGTTCCCCGGCTTCTTCAGCATCTCCTTCCGCGACGGCAACCTCTACGGCAGCCTCATCGACATCCTGCGCAACGGCGCCCCGACGCTGATCGTCGCCATCGGCATGACGGTCGTCATCGCCACCCGCGGCATCGACCTCTCGGTGGGCGCGGTCGCCGCCATCTCCGGAGCGGTGGCGTGCAGCATCCTGCTCGGCTCGCCGAACCCCGGCGACCCGGCCACCGTCATCGTCGCGATCCTCGTCGCCCTGGTGATCGGGGTCGGCTGCGGGCTGTGGAACGGCCTGCTCGTCGCGGTCATCGGCATCCAGCCGATCATCGCGACGCTGATCCTGATGACCGCGGGCCGCGGCATCGCGATGCTGCTGACCGAGGGCCAGATCCTCACCGTGACCAGCCCGCCCTTCAAGGTGCTGGGCACCGGCTTCTGGTTCGGCGTGCCCGTCGCGATCTTCATCGCGGCGTTCATCTTCATCATCGCCGCCCTGATGACCCGCCGGACGGCCCTCGGACTGCTGATCGAGTCGGTCGGCATCAACCCGGAGGCGAGCCGTCAGGCCGGCGTCCGGGCGCGGGGGGTGCTGTTCGCCGTCTACATCTTCACGGCCGTGTGCGCCGCCGTGGCCGGGCTCATCCTGACGGCCAACACGATGGCCGCCGACGCGAACAACACGGGCCTGTTCATCGAGCTCGACGCGATCCTCGCCGTCGTGATCGGCGGCACATCGCTGGCGGGCGGGCGGTACTCCCTCGCCGGCACGCTCGTCGGAGCCCTCGTGATCCAGACGCTCGTCACCACGGTCTACACCGTCGGCATCTCGCCCGTCGCGACCATGGTGTTCAAGGCGGCGGTCGTCATCATCGTCTGCCTGCTGCAGTCGCCCACCACCAACCAGGCGTTCGCCGGCTTCCGCCGTCGCCTCGCCCTCCGCTCCGGAAAGGGGGTCGCGGCAGCATGA
- a CDS encoding sugar ABC transporter ATP-binding protein yields MTAPSRTAAPARPPAPAAHSEPVIEMSDISISFPGVKALDGVSFRMFPGEVHSLMGENGAGKSTLIKALTGVYQIDSGTVLLSGQPVSFASTAQAQDAGISTVYQEVNLLPNLSVAENIMLGREPRRFGSIDTRGMRRRAAEVLSNLGLDVDPASLLGSHSLAIQQLIAIARATNIDAKVLILDEPTSSLDADEVAELFRIIRSLKDDGVAILFVSHFLDQVYEIADRLTVFRNGRFIGEYLTPELLRIDLVQKMIGKELTTLEELEQRVQESDGDSGDETVFLRASGVGRRGSVAPFDLTIHEGEVIGFAGLLGSGRTELARLLGGTDRSDEGKLTISGVPQRLRTPRQALKKRIAYSSENRRSEGIVDELTVRDNIILALQADRGWFRPISKKRRDELADSYIQALNIRPANKDAIVRNLSGGNQQKVLLARWLATAPRLLILDEPTRGIDIGAKAEIQKLVFSLAENGMSVVYISAELEEVLRLSHRVIVMRDRRKVADLVNDELTVDGLLALIADGSLEIEDPAGATAPAEPTAPADTTAPADSTARPQGDPA; encoded by the coding sequence ATGACCGCGCCCAGTCGCACCGCCGCGCCCGCTCGTCCGCCGGCACCGGCAGCCCACTCCGAGCCGGTCATCGAGATGAGCGACATCTCGATCTCGTTCCCCGGGGTGAAGGCACTCGACGGGGTCTCGTTCCGCATGTTCCCCGGCGAGGTCCACTCGCTCATGGGCGAGAACGGCGCCGGGAAGTCCACGCTCATCAAGGCGCTGACGGGCGTCTACCAGATCGATTCCGGCACCGTGCTCCTCTCCGGTCAGCCCGTGTCGTTCGCGAGCACCGCCCAGGCGCAGGATGCCGGGATCAGCACCGTCTACCAGGAGGTCAACCTCCTGCCCAACCTCTCGGTCGCCGAGAACATCATGCTGGGGCGGGAGCCCCGGCGCTTCGGCTCCATCGACACGCGCGGCATGCGCCGTCGGGCCGCCGAGGTGCTGTCCAACCTCGGGCTCGATGTCGACCCGGCCTCTCTGCTCGGCTCGCACTCGCTCGCGATCCAGCAGCTGATCGCGATCGCGCGGGCGACCAACATCGACGCCAAGGTGCTCATCCTCGACGAGCCGACCTCCAGCCTCGACGCGGACGAGGTGGCGGAGCTCTTCCGCATCATCCGCTCGCTGAAGGACGACGGCGTCGCCATCCTCTTCGTCTCGCACTTCCTCGACCAGGTCTACGAGATCGCCGACCGGCTCACGGTCTTCCGCAACGGACGGTTCATCGGCGAGTACCTGACGCCCGAGCTGCTGCGCATCGACCTCGTGCAGAAGATGATCGGCAAGGAGCTGACCACCCTCGAAGAGCTCGAGCAGCGCGTGCAGGAGTCCGACGGCGACTCCGGTGACGAGACCGTCTTCCTGCGCGCCTCCGGCGTCGGCCGCCGCGGCTCGGTCGCGCCGTTCGACCTCACGATCCACGAGGGCGAGGTCATCGGCTTCGCCGGCCTGCTCGGATCGGGCCGCACCGAGCTCGCCCGCCTGCTGGGCGGCACCGACCGCTCCGACGAGGGGAAGCTCACCATCTCGGGCGTGCCGCAGCGGCTGCGGACTCCGCGCCAGGCTCTGAAGAAGCGCATCGCCTACTCGAGCGAGAACCGCCGCAGCGAAGGCATCGTCGACGAGCTGACCGTGCGCGACAACATCATCCTCGCGCTGCAGGCCGATCGCGGCTGGTTCCGGCCCATCTCGAAGAAGCGCCGCGACGAGCTCGCCGACAGCTACATCCAGGCCCTCAACATCCGCCCCGCCAACAAGGACGCCATCGTGCGCAACCTGTCCGGCGGCAACCAGCAGAAAGTGCTGCTGGCGCGGTGGCTCGCGACGGCACCGCGCCTGCTCATCCTCGACGAGCCCACGCGCGGCATCGACATCGGCGCGAAGGCGGAGATCCAGAAGCTCGTGTTCTCCCTCGCGGAGAACGGGATGTCGGTCGTCTACATCAGCGCGGAGCTCGAGGAGGTGCTGCGGCTCAGCCATCGCGTGATCGTCATGCGCGACCGGCGCAAGGTGGCCGACCTCGTCAACGACGAGCTCACGGTGGACGGGCTCCTCGCCCTCATCGCCGACGGCTCCCTCGAGATCGAGGACCCCGCCGGCGCGACCGCTCCCGCCGAACCGACCGCTCCCGCCGACACGACCGCTCCCGCCGACTCGACCGCCCGCCCGCAGGGAGATCCCGCATGA
- a CDS encoding ABC transporter substrate-binding protein, producing MKKLISLAAAGVLLLGLAGCAGGGTTAGGDAAGPKATDQLVVGFAQVGAESGWRTANTKSIQSAFEEANIELKFSDAQQKQENQIKAIRSYIQQGVDYISFSPVVETGWDAVLNEAKAANIPVILTDRAVDSKDDSLYVTFLGSDFVEEGKKAGEWVVNEYKDASAPVNIVQLEGTTGAAPAIDRAEGFADTISSNPNLTVIASQTGDFTRAGGKQVMEAMLKSNPKIDLVYAHNDDMGLGAIEAIEAAGLVPGKDIKIVTVDAVKDGMQALADGKINFIVECSPLLGPQLVDVITTLNEGGTVEKRILTDETTFTQEQAVTALPDRQY from the coding sequence ATGAAGAAGCTCATCTCGCTCGCAGCCGCAGGTGTCCTGCTGCTCGGGCTCGCCGGTTGTGCGGGCGGGGGAACGACTGCCGGTGGCGACGCCGCAGGCCCCAAGGCCACCGACCAGCTCGTCGTCGGCTTCGCGCAGGTCGGCGCCGAGTCCGGCTGGCGCACCGCCAACACCAAGAGCATCCAGTCCGCCTTCGAGGAGGCGAACATCGAGCTCAAGTTCTCCGACGCACAGCAGAAGCAGGAGAACCAGATCAAGGCGATCCGCTCCTACATCCAGCAGGGCGTCGACTACATCTCCTTCTCGCCCGTCGTCGAGACCGGCTGGGACGCGGTGCTCAACGAGGCCAAGGCCGCCAACATCCCGGTGATCCTGACCGACCGCGCCGTCGACAGCAAGGACGACTCGCTCTACGTCACGTTCCTCGGCTCCGACTTCGTCGAAGAGGGCAAGAAGGCCGGCGAGTGGGTCGTGAACGAGTACAAGGACGCCTCCGCGCCGGTCAACATCGTGCAGCTCGAGGGCACGACGGGTGCCGCGCCCGCGATCGACCGCGCCGAGGGCTTCGCCGACACCATCTCGTCGAACCCGAACCTCACCGTGATCGCCAGCCAGACGGGTGACTTCACCCGCGCCGGCGGCAAGCAGGTCATGGAGGCCATGCTCAAGTCCAACCCGAAGATCGACCTCGTCTACGCCCACAACGACGACATGGGACTCGGTGCCATCGAGGCGATCGAGGCCGCCGGCCTCGTCCCGGGCAAGGACATCAAGATCGTCACGGTCGACGCGGTCAAGGACGGCATGCAGGCCCTCGCCGACGGGAAGATCAACTTCATCGTCGAGTGCTCCCCGCTCCTCGGACCCCAGCTGGTCGATGTCATCACGACCCTGAACGAGGGCGGCACCGTCGAGAAGCGCATCCTGACGGACGAGACCACCTTCACCCAGGAGCAGGCCGTCACGGCCCTGCCCGACCGCCAGTACTGA
- a CDS encoding DUF1992 domain-containing protein → MADPREAAARYRAEQESRGAEQATDSTEKPAAAESRASASTWRERSAYVENAIQQAVRRGDFDDLPGAGKPLAGLGGSHDPDWWLKRKIEVEGLTGLGPPALLLRTEYADLDARLDEHSRETDVREALEDFNRRVIEARRQLLGGPPVVTPLVDVEERVTEWRERRDAAARAAAAARAAEREVGRPSWRERRAARRARPAGS, encoded by the coding sequence ATGGCTGATCCCCGCGAGGCGGCGGCCCGCTATCGGGCCGAGCAGGAGTCCAGGGGTGCGGAGCAGGCGACGGACTCGACCGAGAAGCCGGCCGCCGCGGAATCCCGCGCATCCGCTTCCACATGGCGGGAACGCAGTGCCTACGTCGAGAACGCGATCCAGCAGGCCGTGCGCCGCGGGGACTTCGACGATCTCCCAGGTGCGGGCAAGCCGCTGGCCGGGCTCGGCGGCTCGCACGATCCCGACTGGTGGCTGAAGCGCAAGATCGAGGTGGAGGGTCTGACCGGTCTCGGTCCGCCCGCGCTCCTGCTGCGCACGGAGTACGCCGACCTCGACGCCCGCCTGGACGAGCACTCCCGCGAGACCGACGTCCGTGAGGCGCTGGAGGACTTCAACCGACGGGTGATCGAAGCGCGTCGGCAGCTGCTCGGCGGTCCGCCTGTCGTGACGCCGCTGGTGGACGTCGAGGAGCGCGTGACGGAGTGGCGGGAGAGACGGGATGCCGCGGCCCGTGCCGCCGCCGCCGCCCGGGCCGCCGAGCGCGAGGTCGGGCGGCCGTCGTGGCGGGAGCGTCGCGCGGCCCGCAGGGCGCGCCCGGCGGGATCCTGA
- a CDS encoding DUF2834 domain-containing protein produces the protein MTRHWTPLAVGYAVLAVAGLVGTWIFNVLSVVQMSNFIGDLVSSGPAVSSITVDLFVVAVAGSIFIIVEARRLGMRRGWLYVVAAGITAFAFVFPLFLANRQRRLTALAAEAV, from the coding sequence ATGACCCGTCACTGGACACCCCTCGCCGTCGGCTACGCCGTGCTCGCCGTCGCCGGCTTGGTCGGCACCTGGATCTTCAACGTGCTCTCGGTCGTGCAGATGTCGAACTTCATCGGAGACCTGGTCTCGAGCGGTCCGGCCGTCTCGTCGATCACCGTCGACCTGTTCGTCGTGGCCGTCGCCGGGAGCATCTTCATCATCGTCGAGGCGCGCCGGCTGGGCATGCGCCGCGGCTGGCTGTACGTGGTGGCCGCGGGCATCACCGCGTTCGCCTTCGTGTTCCCGCTGTTCCTCGCGAACCGGCAGCGGAGGCTGACGGCGCTGGCGGCGGAGGCGGTCTGA
- a CDS encoding SDR family NAD(P)-dependent oxidoreductase: MTSRTIVLTGASDGIGAAAARELSRLGHEVVLVGRSPDKTAAVARELDAESHLADFSDLASVRRLADDLRQRHQRIDVLANNAGGIFGRTRVLTTDGHEQTFQVNYLAPFLLTHLLHEPLLAAGGTVVNTSSAANKLFSRFDIDDLDAARRYDPRRAYGNAKLEQILFTKEFERRFSGVGLSATAFHPGVVASSFSGSSGTAMRLIYTSPLFARFLVPVERGADTLVFLADGQPGVDYPTGEYFVDRAVKRPKRQAEDSELARRLWDRSEEMLGI; encoded by the coding sequence GTGACCTCTCGAACCATCGTCCTGACCGGTGCCAGCGATGGCATCGGCGCCGCCGCCGCGCGGGAGCTCTCCCGCCTGGGCCATGAGGTCGTGCTGGTGGGCCGCTCGCCCGACAAGACCGCCGCCGTCGCGCGCGAGCTCGACGCCGAGTCGCACCTCGCGGACTTCTCCGACCTCGCCTCGGTCCGGCGGCTGGCGGATGACCTGAGGCAGCGGCATCAGCGGATCGATGTGCTCGCCAACAACGCCGGCGGCATCTTCGGCAGGACGCGGGTGCTGACGACCGACGGGCACGAGCAGACGTTCCAGGTGAACTACCTCGCGCCGTTCCTGCTCACGCACCTGCTGCACGAGCCGCTCCTCGCGGCCGGCGGGACGGTGGTCAACACCTCGAGCGCGGCGAACAAGCTGTTCAGCCGCTTCGACATCGACGACCTGGATGCTGCACGCCGCTACGACCCGCGCCGCGCGTACGGCAACGCCAAGCTCGAGCAGATCCTCTTCACGAAGGAGTTCGAGCGCCGCTTCTCCGGCGTCGGCCTGTCCGCCACCGCGTTCCACCCCGGGGTCGTCGCCTCGAGCTTCTCGGGCTCGAGCGGCACGGCGATGCGGCTGATCTACACCTCGCCGCTCTTCGCGCGCTTCCTCGTGCCCGTCGAGCGCGGCGCCGACACACTCGTCTTCCTCGCCGACGGGCAGCCGGGCGTGGACTACCCGACGGGCGAGTACTTCGTCGACCGGGCGGTGAAGCGCCCGAAGCGGCAGGCCGAGGACTCCGAGCTCGCCCGACGGCTGTGGGACCGGTCCGAGGAGATGCTCGGCATCTGA
- a CDS encoding UBP-type zinc finger domain-containing protein, which produces MSDAATFIHPEVPPSGTGCVECEEQGSWWLHLRRCADCGHIGCCDDSLNKHATAHWKATGHRVIQSFEPGEDWFWDFATEEMFDGPELAPPTEHRASQGVPGPRDRVPGDWQRQLAAQAR; this is translated from the coding sequence ATGTCCGACGCCGCGACTTTCATCCATCCCGAGGTTCCGCCCTCTGGCACCGGCTGCGTGGAGTGCGAGGAGCAGGGCAGCTGGTGGCTGCACCTGCGGCGCTGCGCGGACTGCGGACACATCGGATGCTGCGACGACTCGCTCAACAAGCATGCGACCGCCCACTGGAAGGCCACGGGCCACCGCGTGATCCAGAGCTTCGAGCCGGGCGAGGACTGGTTCTGGGACTTCGCCACGGAGGAGATGTTCGACGGACCCGAGCTCGCGCCGCCGACCGAGCACCGCGCCTCGCAGGGCGTGCCCGGACCGCGCGACCGCGTGCCCGGCGACTGGCAGCGTCAGCTCGCCGCGCAAGCACGCTGA
- a CDS encoding cystathionine gamma-synthase, whose amino-acid sequence MTDHTSGAHSAARGIESLAVHAGQAFDPTTGAVIPPVHFSTTYAQDGIGGLRGGYEYGRSGNPTRTALETQLAALEGGRHGISFASGLAAEDALLRSVLTPGDEVLLGDDVYGGTYRLIARVLGPWGVKLRVVDMSDLGAVAAALEERPARILWVETPSNPLLRITDIAGLAALGHAVGALVVVDNTFASPALQRPLSLGADVVVHSTTKYLGGHSDVVGGALVLDDDTVAEGARFLQFAAGAVSGPLDAWLTTRGIKTLPLRMQRHSESAQAIAEHLEGSGRVARVYYPGLASHPGHELAARQMTRFGGIVSLALEDAASARRFAESTRLFQLAESLGGVESLVNYPDAMTHASVRGTALAVPEEVVRLSVGIESVDDLLADVDGALAKL is encoded by the coding sequence ATGACCGATCACACCTCCGGCGCCCACAGCGCCGCGCGCGGCATCGAGAGCCTCGCCGTCCACGCAGGTCAGGCCTTCGACCCGACCACCGGCGCGGTCATCCCGCCCGTGCACTTCTCGACGACCTACGCGCAGGACGGCATCGGCGGACTCCGCGGCGGCTACGAGTACGGTCGCAGCGGCAATCCGACGCGCACCGCGCTCGAGACCCAGCTCGCCGCGCTCGAGGGCGGCCGTCACGGCATCTCGTTCGCGTCGGGCCTGGCCGCAGAGGACGCACTGCTGCGCTCCGTGCTGACCCCCGGGGACGAGGTGCTGCTCGGCGACGACGTCTACGGCGGCACCTACCGGCTCATCGCCCGCGTGCTCGGACCGTGGGGCGTGAAGCTCCGCGTCGTCGACATGAGCGACCTCGGTGCGGTCGCCGCGGCGCTGGAGGAGCGCCCGGCCCGCATCCTGTGGGTGGAGACGCCGAGCAACCCGCTGCTGCGCATCACCGACATCGCGGGTCTCGCCGCCCTCGGGCACGCCGTCGGCGCGCTCGTCGTCGTCGACAACACCTTCGCCTCGCCCGCGCTGCAGCGGCCGCTCTCGCTGGGCGCCGACGTCGTCGTGCACTCGACGACGAAGTACCTGGGCGGACACTCCGACGTCGTCGGGGGAGCCCTCGTGCTCGACGACGACACGGTCGCCGAGGGGGCGCGGTTCCTTCAGTTCGCCGCCGGTGCGGTGTCGGGTCCGCTCGACGCGTGGCTGACGACGCGCGGCATCAAGACCCTGCCGCTGCGCATGCAGCGCCACAGCGAGAGCGCTCAGGCCATCGCCGAGCACCTCGAGGGCTCCGGCCGCGTCGCGCGCGTCTACTACCCGGGCCTCGCCTCGCACCCCGGGCACGAGCTGGCCGCGCGCCAGATGACCCGCTTCGGCGGCATCGTGTCGCTGGCGCTGGAGGATGCCGCCTCCGCACGTCGCTTCGCGGAGTCGACCCGCCTCTTCCAGCTGGCCGAGTCGCTCGGCGGTGTGGAGTCGCTCGTCAACTACCCCGACGCGATGACCCATGCGTCGGTCCGCGGCACCGCGCTCGCCGTGCCCGAGGAGGTCGTGCGCCTGTCGGTCGGCATCGAGAGCGTGGACGACCTGCTCGCCGACGTCGACGGAGCGCTCGCGAAGCTCTGA
- a CDS encoding pyridoxal-phosphate dependent enzyme, with amino-acid sequence MRYAQSVADLVGRTPLVRLNRVTDGIAATVLAKVEYFNPGGSAKDRIARTIIDEAERSGALQPGGTIVEPTSGNTGVGLALIALQRGYRMIFVVPDKFAGDKVDVLRAYGAEVVETATSVPPEHPGSYYSVSDRLVREIPGAFKPNQFANQNGPRGHYESTGPEIWDDTDGRVTHLVAGIGTGGTITGTGRYLRDISDGTVRVIGVEPVGSIYSGGPAHGYDVEGVGEDFWPETFDPTVVDAYERVSDAESFAMTRRLAREEGLLVGGSSGMAVVGALRVARTLPADAVMIVVLPDHGRAYVRKIFDDGWMTDRGYEVEPAASLLPAGFDPRPGDPDNSAARSATEGPSA; translated from the coding sequence GTGCGTTACGCGCAGAGTGTCGCCGATCTCGTCGGCCGCACACCTCTCGTCCGCCTGAACCGCGTCACGGACGGCATCGCCGCCACCGTGCTGGCGAAGGTGGAGTACTTCAACCCCGGCGGCTCGGCCAAGGACCGCATCGCGCGCACGATCATCGACGAGGCCGAGCGCTCGGGCGCGCTCCAGCCGGGTGGAACGATCGTCGAGCCCACCAGCGGCAACACCGGCGTCGGGCTTGCGCTCATCGCGCTGCAGCGCGGCTACCGCATGATCTTCGTCGTGCCCGACAAGTTCGCGGGCGACAAGGTCGACGTGCTGCGCGCGTACGGCGCGGAGGTCGTGGAGACCGCGACGAGCGTGCCGCCGGAGCATCCCGGCTCGTACTACTCCGTGTCCGACCGTCTCGTCCGGGAGATCCCCGGGGCGTTCAAGCCGAACCAGTTCGCGAACCAGAACGGTCCCCGCGGGCACTACGAGTCCACAGGTCCCGAGATCTGGGACGACACCGACGGCCGCGTGACCCACCTGGTGGCGGGCATCGGCACGGGCGGCACCATCACCGGCACGGGCCGCTACCTCCGCGACATCTCCGACGGCACCGTCCGCGTGATCGGCGTGGAGCCGGTCGGCTCGATCTACTCCGGCGGACCCGCGCACGGCTACGACGTCGAAGGCGTCGGCGAGGACTTCTGGCCCGAGACGTTCGACCCGACCGTGGTCGACGCCTACGAGCGGGTCTCCGACGCCGAGTCCTTCGCCATGACCCGCCGCCTCGCCCGCGAGGAGGGGCTCCTCGTCGGCGGCTCCAGCGGCATGGCCGTGGTGGGCGCGCTGCGTGTCGCCCGCACCCTCCCCGCCGACGCCGTGATGATCGTCGTCCTGCCCGACCACGGCCGCGCCTACGTGCGGAAGATCTTCGACGACGGGTGGATGACCGATCGCGGCTACGAGGTCGAGCCCGCGGCATCCCTCCTGCCCGCCGGATTCGACCCCCGCCCCGGCGACCCCGACAACTCTGCTGCCCGCTCCGCGACCGAAGGACCCTCTGCATGA